From the genome of Setaria viridis chromosome 1, Setaria_viridis_v4.0, whole genome shotgun sequence:
TCAAGGTATGAGTATGAATGAACCATCTAGTTTCTGAGATTATCTTATACTAttacataaaaaaaagaaacatatttACTTCGTCGCAGGTCTGGAGTACCTGCATGTTGCGTGTAAACCAGCATTGATTCACAGAGATGTAAAGAGTAGGAACATCCTCTTGACCACAGACCTTGGGGCTAAGATTGCTGATTTTGGTCTCACCGAGGCTTTCAGCGACTTAAAGACACATATCACCACTGAACCAGCTGGTACAATGGGCTACATGGATCCTGAGTACGTCTTGTATAACTTATCTCTTGTATAGTAATCCGCTTCCAGCTTCAGGAAAAATGTCCTTTTTCATCAGCATTACCTGAGTAGCATTGTCTTATGGGAATGAAACACATATATAATATGTCGTCCaagtagtaactaataagtacaAACCATCTATCTCGTGCAACTTTGAAAACTATGAATCAAggtcacaagatgctaatccaataaATAGAGTTATTTTGCACTTAAGCTCCCCCACCCACCGGCCACAATTGTGTTGTCCCGATAAATGACAGCGTGAGCATCCACATTGGCGAGTGGGTGCACCAGAACCTGGACCAAGGCAGCATCGAGAGCATCATAGATTCAAGCATGGGGGGCGACTACGACGTCAACTCAGTATGGAACGTGGCCGACCTGGCACTGCATTGCAAGGAAGAAATCTCCAGGGAGCGGCCTACGATGACGGACGTGGTGGCGCAGATCAAGGAGAGCGTGGAGCTCGAAGCCCGCCGCGACATGAAGCGGAACTCGGCGGTGGTGGCTAGTGATGATCTGAGCTATGCCGGCGAGGGAACTCGGCGTTGGGGAGATATCAGAGGCCTCTCCTGGACCGGCTATGAGATAGGCTTGATCGTTCACTGACACTGAAGTGCTAGGGTTGCTCAGGTTAAGAGCCCTCTTCAGTTACACAATGGAGCTTGTGCCATTTCTCTCTGCAAGCTTTTGGAAAAGCAGATTTGCTGAGTGGCACAAAACCGTAAATTATCATGaactctccttttcttctcgtTATTAATTGAAAGTTTAAAGttcttgtttttgttttttttaaaagaagcACTAGCACGGCCAGCAtataaaagttaaaaaaaacacGAGAAAAACATCATTACATTTGTTATCAAAAGTACTTTAAGCATACACTAGTTTTATGTCTATCCGTGTAAAATATTTGAATAGAAGACAAATAGTCGATGTCAAACAGTAAAGTCAACGTTGTCAATTATTGTGAAGGAGAGGTCAGTGCTACGTGTTCTTGACAGGAACGGAGTAGCTTTGAGCTGCGAAGCTAACGGAATCTTTTTAACTTGTCGCCATGTATTATCCCCTTCTCCGTTCTTGGATCCGCCATAATTTTGGATCATAAATCAATTACGTAATAATATTTAACGTTAATGTATTAGACACACTCAAACATCAGCTGACGAGCTGGATTACTGGAGGGCTGGAGGCCCCGGCGTGCCGCGTATCCGTTGCTCGGCAGGTGTTCGAGGGAATGCCGCAGCCAGCGCCCACCGCCGCTCGCGCTGGCTTTCACCGGCGCCGCAGAAGGCGTCCGATGAAATGCTTCCCGGTGAGCCCTGGGAGGTGTCGGTGAGCTGGGCTCCGGAGGCGATGCGCGCCGACGTTCATGGGCCTGACGCCGCGTCGGCGCGCGCGTGGGGTGTTCGGCGTGCCACGGCCGCTGGGCCAGCGtgtgcccggcggcggcggcgactcgtGGAGTGCGCGCCGACATGCGCACTGAGGACcgactgaaaaagaaaaaggtgccTCGTTTGGTTGCCGCTGGGCGCCTGACGGCCGGCTTCACCTGACCGTTGGCGTGACGCCGTCGGGGAGAAGGCGTCGCGCGTGCCGACCTCAGGGTCTCCGAAGGCGCTAACCATCTTTGTCCTGGTCAGAGGGGAAGTTGCCGCGCATTGCGCAAAGGTATGCTCCGCAGTAGGTACAGGTAGGCTCCGCGCGTAGAAGGTTCAGTGCTTATTAAGCTATTACTATGGGAATAAACGAAGCACTTGTTGGTTACTCTAAATCAAGTCAGCGGCAGACATACTTTTTTCCCCTTGATTTTATCTGTGTATGCCACCTCAAAGATTCGTTATGATCAACTTAATACTATATTGTAGGTCAACAGGAGGATGGAGGATAATGATTTAAGCGGCACACCAAAGCTATGTCACCATTAGCTATCTCCTGGACCAAATTTTCTGAGTTCGAATGGAATTGGGCTTGCTTTTCTCAGGTCAGTATTCATCAATACTTattctgaaatctgaattgCCTGGCGCAAGCCTTTGGGGTCCGCAATGTGAGCTGCATCAACTTAATTTAGCTGCATAGTGTGTTATTGAAAGACACTCGATTTTGATTATTGCAGATAAAGGAGTCAGTACAATTATAAGAGTTAAAAACCCTTTGATCTAAAGAATCAATTATAGGAGTTGCAAGGGTGCTTTACTTGTCTCCTCTCTATTCGCGGGAGCATGATTAATGCCTGACCTAGTTCCCTGATTGTTTTTTTCTCCGACACGCAGAAgagctgcatatcattatattaagaagaaaaaaggggaaGAGCCCttacaaacacacacacacaccactcACGACAACACACCTGGTTGAAGTTCCCTGATTGTTGACTTTCTTGCCCTGCGATAGCAGGATAGCACAAGCTCATAAAATATGCATGTGTAAATATTTGCAAATGTGCTGGTCTGATGGATATGCTTTGTCCATATGCATATATAGTCTTTGTCTCTCTCAAGTAGTAGGTCTCTCTTTATGTCCAGTGATCATAAGGGTGAATAGGAAGCATGAAGCTATGTGTTGCAGTTCTCCTATTCTGCATCTTGAAGCATACCAGTGGCCAGCCTGATAGCCGAGGTGTGTATTCCCAAATTGTGCAACTCTGATTTCATTTAGTTTACAATGGAAAGGTATGCTTACATTGTTCATATGAATGTTCGATGCAAAGCCTTCTCGTGTAAAAGATGAAAATCCAACAATTTGACAAAAGCTTATTCAAAGATCCATGTGTCTGAGCAATCCCTTTTGGATGATAATTAGTTTTTGAATCTTGATGATGGTGTGCTTGGCAGAGTAACTTTTACTTAATATTTTGTTTTTACAGGTTTCATAAGCATTGATTGTGGCATCCGGGAGAACTCTTCGTACCAAGATCTCGCTTCAAGCATAGTATATGTCTCAGACCATGATTTTATCAGCTCAGGACAAAGCCGCAACATCTCTTCAAACTACATCAAACCATCGCTAGCATGGCGCAATTATAATGTCCGCTTCTTTCCAGATGGCACGAGGAATTGCTACACCTTGAGATCCTTGGTTGCAGGAAACAAGTACTTTGTTCGTGCAACCTTCTACTATGGAAACTACGATGGCCTGAACAAGCTTCCTGTATTTGATCTGTACCTGGGGACAAATTATTGGCATGAAGTTCAGTTCAGTGGTCCAACTTCAGTTAATTGGATGGACATCATAGTTGCAGCTCCTGCTGATTACCTGCAAGTTTGTTTGGTGAACAAAGGGATGGGAACTCCATTTATATCTGGGCTGGATTTGAGGCCATTGAAGAGTACTCTTTATCCAGAGTCAAATTCTAGTCAATCTCTTGTGCTGATCAATTCTAATCGGTTTAACATGGGGCCCACAGACAATTCCATAGTCCGGTGAGTTTGAATTTAGTTCTGAATGTATGAAATTTCAACTGGCCAAGTCAGTCTAACCACCCTGTTGATTGATAAAAGTAGAAACTGTGATGATGCAAATATTTCGTACACCACGATATCTTGTGGACTTGTTGAAAATaaataggaaaaggaaaagaaaccaCTTTTATGAATGACTATAGCCTCTCATTTTAACCATCTTATGTATGGATTGTCTCAGAAGAGCTgttctttttgaaaaataacGGTTATCTTTTGCTCCATCTTTAATACATTTTTATTTAACAAACATATTTCTTTGGTCCAAACAGGTACCCGTTGGATCCCCACGATCGCCTCTGGTCCACATATGACACAATCCCAAGCTGGAAAGAGACATCCGCAACATCTGTTGTTCAGAATTACCTAACTGATGCCTACGACGTGCCATCAGCTGTCATGCAAAATGCCGCAACACCTGTCAATGGCTCAAGAATTGATTTCTCATGGGATCCATCTGATCCCTCAGTCAATATCAGCTCCAGatacttctttgttttctaCTTTGCTGAGTTGCAGAGTGTAGCAAGCAATACACTGCGACAGTTTGATATCATTGTCAATAACAGCACATGGAACACAAAACCTTACACTCCACCTTTCCTCTTTGCCGATTCCATTTCTGGCATTGTTCAGGGGCAGGAAATGTATAACATCTCACTTGTTGCTACAAAAAATGCAACGCTCCCACCTATTCTCAATGCCATGGAGATGTATTTGATGAAACCAATAACTGAGACTGCAACCAATCCTGGAGATGGTATGGATTATCAATGTGATATTAATAcagtttttaacttttttataaTTACTTGCTGTATCAACTTTAGGTTTTCTTACAATTTTCGTAATATGAGTAGTAGTAAAACTAACTGTGCTACATTTGTGTTATATCAAATTTTAGTTGTACTGGTATTGTAGTATCTTAAATGCTTGCTTGTTCATAtaactatttttctttttcttttttgcatacAAATTTTAGGTGCATTCGTAGTATCTTAAATGCTTGCTTGTTCATATaactatttttcttgttttttgcaTACCAGCTAGAGCCATGATGGCAATACAAGAAACTTTTGGTGTGAGCAAAAACTGGATGGGTGACCCATGTGCTCCAAAAGCTTTTGCATGGGAAGGATTGAACTGTACCTATCCTCCAGCTGGTCTCTCAAGAATAACAGCATTGTAAGTTTCAGTCATAtttgaaataaagaaagaagagaCTGAATTGTTATAGGTTGATTATTTAGACTCTCCAAAGAAACATCAGGACATCTCAAAAGGGGAACTGACTATTCCAAAttccttatttatttatttgcagAAACTTGTCTTCGAATGGGTTGGCTGGCTCCATTACTACTTATTTTGGAGATCTAAAAGCACTCCAGTACCTGTACGATTTCCAGAATGTCTTACTGTAGACAAAAAAAATGTGCTGCAACATTTTTCTTTCAATACTACTAGCAAATTAAACTTTCTTGCACATAAATTCCTAAGATAATTGGCATGTTTGCGGCTGAATCACTGAACAGACTGTTTTAAACTTCATATGGCATACCACAGTAAATTTAGCAAAATTTTCTTGTGTCCCCATGTAGCCTGGGTGCTTGAACAATTATCCTCTTTTTTGTATTTCTCCACCGAGCACTAAAATGGTGTTTTGACAGAAAACTAGTCATGTATATGTTTTAGGACAGAAGCAGAGCCTGTATGCAGTGACTAGTGtagtgtttctttttcttcttgcgTGAGCTAATAAATAGTACTACTGAATCATCTTATTTCTCCTTAACTTAGAAGTTATTTCTTACAAGAACTGTTACCTATCCCAGGGATTTGTCACACAACAACTTATATGGCTCCATTCCAGATGTTCTTGGGCAGCTCCCATTACTAGTTTTTCTGTAAGTATTACTAAATATCTGCTCAAGTTTTGAAATCTTCATAGAACAAACTTTTTATAtgccatgatttttctttataGGGATCTCTCCAGCAATGATCTTAGTGGACCAATTCCTTACAGTCTTCTTAAAAAATCGCAAAATGGGACTCTATCAATAaggtttgtttttttatttttatattaccAAACTATAGAGCAAACGAGTTTGAAATCAAGTTATTTATTCAACGTGTTTGGAGAATGTGATTATATTTTAAAACTATTGACATAGTACATcctattttattttctcttgTTCCTCAGTTTCTGTAACAGTCCATTTATTAAGAAAGCAAAAAGTAACTCATTACCAGGTAGTAATTGTTAT
Proteins encoded in this window:
- the LOC117852229 gene encoding probable LRR receptor-like serine/threonine-protein kinase At1g05700 produces the protein MKLCVAVLLFCILKHTSGQPDSRGFISIDCGIRENSSYQDLASSIVYVSDHDFISSGQSRNISSNYIKPSLAWRNYNVRFFPDGTRNCYTLRSLVAGNKYFVRATFYYGNYDGLNKLPVFDLYLGTNYWHEVQFSGPTSVNWMDIIVAAPADYLQVCLVNKGMGTPFISGLDLRPLKSTLYPESNSSQSLVLINSNRFNMGPTDNSIVRYPLDPHDRLWSTYDTIPSWKETSATSVVQNYLTDAYDVPSAVMQNAATPVNGSRIDFSWDPSDPSVNISSRYFFVFYFAELQSVASNTLRQFDIIVNNSTWNTKPYTPPFLFADSISGIVQGQEMYNISLVATKNATLPPILNAMEMYLMKPITETATNPGDARAMMAIQETFGVSKNWMGDPCAPKAFAWEGLNCTYPPAGLSRITALNLSSNGLAGSITTYFGDLKALQYLDLSHNNLYGSIPDVLGQLPLLVFLDLSSNDLSGPIPYSLLKKSQNGTLSIRLGNNANLCGNGTTCGSGRKKINGAILTAIIIPTVAVIALFVISIFLLCRILKEKAKRRASGPKDETALLENREFSYRELKHITNNFRQEIGKGGFGAVFLGYLENGNPVAVKVRSESSSQGGKEFLAEAQHLTRIHHKNLVSLIGYCKDKNHLALVYEYMPEGNLQDHLRDTSTSKSLTWEQRLQIALDAAQGLEYLHVGCKPALIHRDVKSRNILLTTDLGAKIADFGLTKAFSDSKTHITTQPAGTMGYLDPEYYRSYHISEKSDVYSFGVVLLELITGHSPVVPINDSVSIHIGEWVHQNLDQGSIESIIDSSMGGDYDINSVWKVADLALHCKQEVFRERPTMTDVVVRIKEIMELEARRDREMNPALAGGDQSYAGETSVSEVEGSVGISEASPGPAMR